A window of Hugenholtzia roseola DSM 9546 genomic DNA:
GCAGTTTGGCACTTACGTTTCGCCTTTTATCAAATTGATTCACTCCTATATAAGAAGGCGTTTGACGCTATCACACCTTTTTGACCCTCCGTATGTCCGACCTCAACAACCGATTTTTAGCAAGCCTCCAGCTTTGGCGCAAGATGCCTCCCATTTGGCATATTCCCCTAATTTATGCCTTTTTTAGCTACCTATGGATTATTTTTTCCGACAGGTTTTTGCTTTTGGCAGGAGTAGAAACGCATGAAACGTTGGTCTATCAGACCTTCAAAGGCTTATTTTTTGTTTCCATTACCAGCCTCTTGATTTATATTTTGATACGCAAGCACCAGAAGCGGCTTTTGGCACAGCAAAGGGTCTTATTGGAAAATGAGCGCAAATACCGCCTTCTTTTTCAAAAGCACCCTCTCCCGATTTGGGTCTATCAGCGTCAGGACGAGGTCTTTTTGGCAGCCAACAAAGTCGCCATCGAGCGGTACGGCTATATGGAAGAAGAACTTTTGAAGATGCGCCTCCCCGATATGCTGCTCAAACACGAGCCACCTATCTTTATCCACAAAAAAGGGACAGCCATTTTTGTAGAAACCTATCATTCGCCCATCGAATGGCAGGGCAAACCTTCGGTGATGCTTACCGCGATTGATATTACAGAAAAGACCCTTGCCGAACGCGAAAAACAAGCCGTCTTGAAAGAACTCAACGACTTTGTCTATCGCGCTTCTCACGATTTAAGAGGTCCCATTGTCCGAATTTTGGGCTTGGTGCAGGTGCTTTATTTGGAAAATCTAAATGCCCAAAGTCTGCATTATTTACAACTTTTGGAACACACCTCTGAACGCTTAGATGCCATTCTCAAACGCCTT
This region includes:
- a CDS encoding PAS domain-containing sensor histidine kinase, translating into MTLRMSDLNNRFLASLQLWRKMPPIWHIPLIYAFFSYLWIIFSDRFLLLAGVETHETLVYQTFKGLFFVSITSLLIYILIRKHQKRLLAQQRVLLENERKYRLLFQKHPLPIWVYQRQDEVFLAANKVAIERYGYMEEELLKMRLPDMLLKHEPPIFIHKKGTAIFVETYHSPIEWQGKPSVMLTAIDITEKTLAEREKQAVLKELNDFVYRASHDLRGPIVRILGLVQVLYLENLNAQSLHYLQLLEHTSERLDAILKRLLLVNTLKNTQATATPIPLHEWIENFLSTWRNEHPYFKFENQISEPITLYADATLLQIIFENLIENSLQYRSLKEDDGVWIGLLSAEEVQNLTANHDKTLPPSFQALFIADNGIGIEREAQTRLFEMFYRGTERSQGSGLGLYMAHLAAQKMGGELFLGKKEDTNAPFLAPYTTFFVLLLPL